One Microcebus murinus isolate Inina chromosome 10, M.murinus_Inina_mat1.0, whole genome shotgun sequence DNA segment encodes these proteins:
- the NINJ2 gene encoding LOW QUALITY PROTEIN: ninjurin-2 (The sequence of the model RefSeq protein was modified relative to this genomic sequence to represent the inferred CDS: inserted 1 base in 1 codon), which yields MLDVALFTSGAARLKXVLEQGPSSRCHATLVTLISISLLLQVVVGILLVVILWLNLNKVERQWRLDQPNSAATTLVFLTVGISVSIIAFGAHKAGFLAARASRNLL from the exons ATGCTGGATGTGGCTCTCTTCACGTCCGGTGCCGCGAGGCTGA GCGTGCTGGAGCAGGGGCCGTCCTCTCGCTGCCACGCCACCCTCGTCACCCTCATCAGTATCTCTCTGCTCTTGCAGGTGGTCGTCGGCATCCTCCTGGTGGTCATCC TGTGGCTGAACCTGAATAAAGTAGAAAGGCAGTGGCGGCTGGACCAGCCCAACAGCGCTGCCACCACCTTGGTCTTCCTCACGGTGGGCATCAGTGTTTCCATTATAGCCTTCGGGGCACATAAGGCAGGGTTCCTGGCTGCCAGGGCCTCAAGGAATCTGCTCTGA